One window from the genome of Malus domestica chromosome 01, GDT2T_hap1 encodes:
- the LOC103413510 gene encoding NADPH HC-toxin reductase 1-like translates to MSMSTSYKVCVIGGAGYIGSWLVKQLLEKGYTVHATLRNWDDVSKVSLLKSLPDADDRLVLFEADIYNPIEFEHAIEGCEFVFHVATPLQHTENSQYKNITEAAIAGAKSIAECCLKSGTVKRLIYTASVVAASPLKEDGSGFGNLVDETCWTPLSLSFAGSNGHRKAYVDSKTLAEREILSYGNQKNGGLEVVTLACGLVGGDALLPFTSSSVAVFISQLTNSATEYQLLRFLEELVGKIPIVHIDDVCDAHIFCMEKPSISGRFLCASSYVSSAEIATYYQQNYPIFQVKPEYLDGPKREIVWGSTKLEEKGFEYKYCTKMILDDCIRCARNRGGTDFQ, encoded by the exons ATGAGCATGAGTACTAGCTACAAGGTATGTGTTATAGGCGGTGCAGGCTACATTGGTTCTTGGCTTGTCAAGCAGCTTTTAGAAAAAGGATACACTGTCCATGCAACACTCCGCAACTGGG ATGATGTGTCCAAAGTGAGCCTTCTGAAGAGCCTTCCTGATGCTGATGATAGACTAGTGCTGTTTGAAGCTGACATTTACAACCCAATTGAGTTTGAGCATGCAATTGAAGGCTGTGAGTTTGTTTTCCATGTAGCAACTCCCTTACAACACACTGAAAATTCCCAG TACAAGAACATAACTGAGGCTGCCATAGCTGGGGCAAAGAGCATTGCAGAATGTTGTCTTAAATCAGGAACAGTTAAGAGGCTAATCTACACAGCATCCGTGGTGGCTGCATCTCCACTGAAAGAGGATGGGAGTGGATTTGGAAACTTGGTGGATGAAACCTGTTGGACTCCTCTCAGTCTTTCATTTGCTGGTTCTAATGGTCATCGTAAG GCCTATGTGGATTCAAAAACACTTGCAGAGAGAGAAATCTTGAGCTATGGGAACCAAAAAAATGGTGGACTGGAGGTTGTGACTCTGGCCTGTGGCCTTGTTGGGGGTGATGCACTTCTGCCTTTCACATCCTCGAGTGTGGCTGTTTTTATTTCTCAGCTTACAAACAGTGCAACCGAGTACCAATTACTTAGATTTCTGGAGGAATTGGTTGGGAAAATTCCTATAGTACACATCGATGATGTGTGTGATGCCCATATCTTCTGCATGGAAAAACCTTCAATAAGTGGTAGATTTTTGTGCGCAAGTTCATATGTTTCATCAGCAGAAATTGCTACTTACTACCAACAAAACTACCCAATATTTCAAGTGAAGCCAGA GTATTTGGATGGACCAAAAAGAGAAATTGTCTGGGGCTCTACAAAGCTTGAAGAGAAGGGTTTTGAATACAAGTACTGCACCAAGATGATATTAGATGATTGCATAAGGTGTGCAAGGAATAGAGGTGGCACTGACTTCCAATGA